The Megalobrama amblycephala isolate DHTTF-2021 linkage group LG20, ASM1881202v1, whole genome shotgun sequence genome includes a window with the following:
- the tekt3 gene encoding tektin-3 codes for MELIGSTQMATYARPKTSHFLPAISTTASSYRSHQPALTLNQNSNMPWRTNSYFRSGSAIPTVSALQRDNLDLVRAKTMFYPSNRTALSTRYMPEDWYKSNQSNYRESESSRNSAERLRRDTIRLIQDKDQLTRRTQDTTSKNIGERLNDISFWRSELNHEIDNMVTEISALTDVKRRLERALAETEGPLQVSQECLFHREKRMSIDLVHDDVEKDLIKEVEVIKSCQERMRRHLERAIAQLASNRAAQHELERDLSDKVTAQRIDDRCHHLRNTSDGISYYRGIDRLDPSISLPDSWSKFTDDNILHSQSQRAASHKLRDEIEILLNATSNEMWNQFNTVNVSFTNRISETADTKNSLQTHLAKTLQEIFQTEMLIEALKKAIRDKENPLKVAQTRLEERSRRPNVELCRDNPHHRLITEVREIEDTIHKLRERLMEAENTLQTLVKTKVALEHDLSIKANSLFLDQEKCMSMRKSFPSTPRLVGYT; via the exons ATGGAGCTAATTGGATCCACCCAGATGGCCACTTATGCTCGGCCCAAAACCAGCCACTTCCTGCCGGCCATATCCACCACAGCATCCAGTTATAGGAGCCACCAGCCAGCCCTTACCCTCAACCAGAATTCAAACATGCCCTGGAGGACTAATTCTTACTTTAGAAGTGGCAGCGCTATCCCGACTGTATCAGCACTTCAAAGAGACAACCTGGACTTAGTCCGGGCCAAAACCATGTTCTACCCCTCTAATAGGACGGCTCTCAGCACACGATACATGCCAGAGGACTGGTACAAGTCTAACCAGAGTAACTACAGGGAGTCTGAGTCGTCCCGGAACAGTGCTGAAAGGCTTCGGAGGGACACGATTCGACTGATTCAGGATAAGGACCAGCTGACTCGCAGAACTCAGGACACCACTAGCAAGAACATCGGAGAAAGACTGAATGACATCAGCTTCTGGAGGTCTGAGCTCAATCATGAGATAGACAACATGGTGACAGAGATATCAGCACTGACAGATGTAAAGAGAAGGCTGGAAAGAGCACTAGCTGAGACAGAAGGGCCACTGCAG GTGTCTCAGGAATGTTTGTTCCACAGGGAGAAACGGATGTCCATTGATCTGGTTCATGACGATGTAGAGAAAGATTTGATTAAG GAAGTGGAGGTGATTAAGTCATGTCAGGAGAGAATGAGGCGACATTTAGAGCGAGCTATTGCTCAACTAGC GTCGAATCGTGCAGCACAGCATGAACTAGAGAGAGATTTGAGTGACAAGGTCACAGCACAGAGAATCGATGACAGGTGTCACCATCTCAGAAACACCTCTGATGGAATCAGCTACTATAGAGGAATTGATCGCCTGGACCCATC TATCAGTCTTCCAGACTCCTGGTCAAAGTTCACCGACGACAACATCCTGCATTCTCAGAGCCAACGCGCAGCATCTCACAAACTCCGTGATGAGATTGAGATTCTGCTCAATGCCACTTCAAACGAGATGTGGAACCAGTTTAACACCGTGAACGTGTCATTCACCAACCGTATCTCTGAGACGGCAGACACCAAGAACAGTCTGCAAACTCACCTGGCCAAG ACCCTTCAGGAAATCTTCCAGACCGAGATGCTGATTGAAGCTTTAAAAAAGGCAATCCGAGACAAAGAGAACCCACTTAAAGTGGCCCAAACCCGCCTGGAAGAGAGGTCTCGCAGACCCAATGTCGAACTCTGCAGAGACAACCCTCACCATAG GTTGATTACAGAGGTGAGGGAGATTGAAGACACCATTCATAAGCTGAGAGAGAGATTGATGGAGGCCGAGAACACTCTGCAGACCCTGGTGAAGACGAAAGTTGCTCTGGAGCATGACCTGTCAATCAAAGCCAACTCTCTGTTCCTGGATCAGGAAAAATGCATGAGCATGAGGAAGAGCTTTCCCAGCACTCCTCGTCTAGTCGGATATACCTAA